The proteins below are encoded in one region of Gemmatimonas sp.:
- a CDS encoding LysR family transcriptional regulator, with the protein MDIDLLRAFVETADAGSLSRAAGVLGVSQPSLTGQIQRLEAQLGAVLFARHGRGVNMTDAGRTLYPRARRLLDEMRATAEAVRREGASGGGMLYVGAIPTVAPYVLPGALRRFHAHHATTTVELREDYSAVLARLLLEGTLDLVIAALPYAFDHLDTESLGSDALVVAVPASHPAARAGRITLAQLHDAPAVTLDPAHCLGEQVAGFCSSRQVRPSVVCRSAQLATVLELVGADVGVSIVPAMAATRHNTPQCVYVPLVDHDLQREVVAVWRRGAVPSTEARAFVDAVRDVVRGW; encoded by the coding sequence ATGGACATCGATCTCTTGCGGGCGTTCGTGGAGACGGCCGATGCCGGGAGCCTCAGTCGGGCGGCCGGGGTGCTGGGCGTTTCGCAGCCGTCGCTCACCGGGCAGATCCAGCGGCTGGAAGCGCAGCTCGGGGCGGTCCTGTTTGCCCGCCATGGTCGGGGGGTGAACATGACCGACGCCGGCCGCACGTTGTATCCACGCGCCCGACGGCTGCTCGACGAGATGCGGGCCACCGCCGAAGCGGTGCGGCGGGAAGGTGCCAGTGGGGGCGGGATGCTGTACGTGGGGGCCATTCCCACGGTCGCCCCCTATGTGCTGCCGGGCGCCCTGCGCCGCTTCCATGCCCATCACGCCACCACCACCGTGGAGCTGCGTGAGGACTACAGCGCGGTCCTGGCGCGCCTGCTGCTCGAGGGCACGCTGGATCTGGTGATCGCGGCGCTCCCGTACGCGTTCGACCATCTCGACACCGAGTCGTTGGGCTCCGACGCTCTGGTGGTGGCGGTGCCGGCGTCGCATCCAGCGGCCCGCGCCGGCCGGATCACCCTGGCCCAGCTGCACGATGCGCCGGCGGTGACGCTCGACCCGGCGCACTGCCTGGGCGAACAGGTGGCCGGCTTCTGTTCGAGCCGGCAGGTCAGGCCGTCGGTGGTCTGCCGAAGCGCGCAGTTGGCCACGGTGCTCGAACTCGTGGGCGCCGATGTTGGGGTCTCCATCGTGCCGGCCATGGCAGCCACCCGGCACAACACGCCGCAGTGCGTATATGTCCCGCTCGTCGATCATGACTTGCAGCGCGAGGTGGTCGCCGTGTGGCGGCGCGGCGCCGTACCCTCGACCGAGGCGCGGGCGTTCGTCGATGCGGTGCGGGACGTGGTGCGCGGCTGGTAG
- the katG gene encoding catalase/peroxidase HPI, protein MEGHSAGNGGKCPVMHGATATTATPAPVGRTNRDWWPNALNVGILRQHSSLSNPLPGYKYADALKGLDVEALKADLVALQTDSKDWWPADYGHYGPFFVRMAWHSAGTYRTADGRGGAGSGTQRFAPLNSWPDNGNLDKARRLLWPIKQKYGNTISWADLFILAADIGMETMGFKPFGFSFGREDVWEPEQDIYWGSEGEWLATSEKEHSRYSGDRELENPLAAVQMGLIYVNPEGPDGVADPMASARDIRETFARMAMNDEETVALVAGGHTFGKMHGAGDTALVGPEPEGAPIEAMGFGWLNSFGTGKGAHTTTSGLEGAWTPNPTKWDNGYFDTLFGFEWELTKSPAGAQIWEPTDKEASLVVPDAHDATKKVRPAMSTADIALRTDPKYLEISKRFHANPQEFHDAFARAWFKLTHRDMGPKTRYVGPWIPQEELLWQDPIPACDHPVIDAADVAALKGKILTSGLPIAQLVYVAWSSASTFRGSDKRGGANGARIRLEPAKQWDVNQPAKLTRVLDIYETIQKEFNASATGGKQVSLADLIVLGGAAAIEAAAKKAGFGITVPFTPGRMDASQEQTDAHSYAVLEPQADGFRNYQKTVFRKPAEELLVDKAQLLGLTAPEMTVLVGGMRALGANYGATKHGVLTDRPETLSNDFFVNLLSMDTKWTPMAGSTEVFEGRDRMTGDVKYTATRVDLIFGSHSELRAVAEVYGQHDNQEKFVHDFVAAWNKVMNADRFDLA, encoded by the coding sequence ATGGAAGGACATTCCGCTGGAAACGGGGGCAAGTGCCCCGTGATGCACGGCGCGACGGCCACCACGGCCACGCCTGCCCCGGTCGGTCGCACCAACCGCGACTGGTGGCCGAACGCCCTCAACGTGGGCATCCTGCGCCAGCACTCGTCGCTCTCCAATCCGCTGCCGGGCTACAAGTACGCCGACGCCCTTAAGGGGCTCGACGTCGAGGCGCTCAAGGCCGATCTCGTGGCGCTGCAAACGGACTCCAAGGACTGGTGGCCGGCCGACTACGGCCACTACGGTCCCTTCTTCGTGCGCATGGCGTGGCACAGCGCGGGCACCTACCGCACGGCCGACGGCCGCGGTGGCGCCGGTAGCGGCACGCAGCGCTTCGCCCCGCTCAACAGCTGGCCCGACAACGGCAATCTCGACAAGGCGCGTCGCCTGCTGTGGCCCATCAAGCAGAAGTACGGCAACACGATCTCGTGGGCCGACCTGTTCATTCTCGCCGCCGACATCGGCATGGAAACGATGGGCTTCAAGCCCTTCGGCTTCAGCTTCGGCCGTGAGGACGTGTGGGAGCCCGAGCAGGACATCTACTGGGGCAGCGAAGGTGAGTGGCTCGCCACCAGCGAGAAGGAACACAGCCGCTACAGTGGCGATCGTGAGCTCGAGAATCCGCTTGCGGCCGTGCAGATGGGGCTCATCTACGTGAACCCGGAAGGCCCGGACGGCGTTGCCGATCCGATGGCCTCGGCGCGCGACATTCGCGAAACGTTCGCGCGCATGGCGATGAACGACGAAGAGACCGTGGCGCTCGTGGCCGGCGGCCACACCTTCGGTAAGATGCACGGCGCGGGCGATACGGCGCTCGTGGGTCCGGAGCCGGAAGGCGCGCCGATCGAAGCGATGGGCTTCGGTTGGCTCAACAGCTTCGGCACCGGCAAGGGCGCGCACACCACTACGTCCGGTCTCGAAGGTGCGTGGACGCCCAACCCCACCAAGTGGGACAACGGCTACTTCGACACGCTCTTCGGCTTCGAGTGGGAGCTCACCAAGAGCCCGGCCGGCGCGCAGATCTGGGAGCCCACCGACAAGGAGGCGTCGCTCGTGGTGCCCGATGCGCACGACGCGACCAAGAAGGTGCGTCCGGCCATGAGCACCGCCGACATCGCGCTACGCACCGACCCCAAGTACCTCGAGATCTCCAAGCGTTTCCACGCGAACCCGCAGGAGTTCCACGACGCGTTCGCGCGCGCCTGGTTCAAGCTCACGCACCGCGACATGGGCCCCAAGACGCGCTACGTGGGTCCGTGGATTCCGCAGGAAGAGCTGCTGTGGCAGGACCCGATCCCGGCGTGCGATCACCCGGTCATCGACGCGGCCGACGTCGCGGCGCTCAAGGGCAAGATCCTCACCAGCGGCCTGCCGATCGCGCAGCTCGTGTACGTGGCGTGGTCGTCGGCCAGCACCTTCCGCGGCAGCGACAAGCGCGGTGGCGCCAACGGCGCGCGCATCCGCCTCGAGCCGGCGAAGCAGTGGGATGTGAACCAGCCCGCGAAGCTTACCCGCGTGCTCGACATCTACGAGACCATCCAGAAGGAATTCAACGCCTCGGCCACCGGCGGCAAGCAGGTGTCGCTCGCCGATCTGATCGTGCTGGGCGGGGCCGCCGCCATCGAGGCCGCGGCGAAAAAGGCGGGCTTCGGCATCACGGTGCCGTTCACGCCCGGCCGTATGGATGCGTCGCAGGAGCAGACCGACGCGCATTCGTACGCCGTGCTCGAGCCGCAGGCCGATGGCTTCCGCAACTACCAGAAGACGGTGTTCCGCAAGCCGGCCGAAGAACTGCTCGTGGACAAGGCGCAGCTGCTGGGGCTAACGGCGCCGGAAATGACGGTGCTGGTGGGTGGCATGCGTGCGCTTGGCGCCAACTACGGCGCCACGAAGCACGGCGTGCTTACCGACCGTCCGGAAACGCTCTCGAATGATTTCTTCGTGAACCTGCTCAGCATGGACACGAAGTGGACGCCCATGGCCGGCAGCACGGAAGTGTTCGAAGGGCGTGACCGCATGACCGGCGATGTGAAGTACACCGCCACGCGCGTGGACCTCATCTTCGGTTCGCACAGCGAGCTGCGTGCCGTGGCCGAGGTGTATGGGCAGCACGACAACCAGGAGAAGTTCGTCCACGACTTCGTGGCCGCCTGGAACAAGGTCATGAACGCCGACCGCTTCGACCTCGCGTAA
- a CDS encoding creatininase family protein — translation MRSIVHRAVRTAATAALALAAPLVGTPLPAQDRPDPYAAPYMESMTWTEIRDAIAGGKKVAIIPTGGTEQNGPHMVMGKHNYIVTFAAGVLAQRLGNALIAPTLQYVPEGDYNRPNWGDKPGVISLPDPAYEKVLDAAVRSLKEHGFTDIILIGDSGPNQRGMTNIAKALNAEWAGSGVRVHALTDYYEQGRLLIRDYLNKTYGWSEQVVGSHAGTSDTSQLLYVFAQGIRKDKLALNGGSPDAGVQGDPTKASAEIGKIAIDFKVNAAVKQFRGGQP, via the coding sequence ATGAGGTCGATCGTGCATCGCGCGGTGCGCACGGCCGCGACGGCGGCACTGGCACTCGCTGCGCCGCTCGTGGGGACGCCCCTGCCCGCACAGGATCGCCCCGATCCGTACGCCGCGCCGTACATGGAATCCATGACGTGGACGGAAATCCGCGACGCGATTGCCGGTGGCAAGAAGGTGGCGATCATCCCCACCGGCGGCACCGAGCAGAACGGCCCGCACATGGTGATGGGGAAGCACAATTACATCGTGACCTTCGCGGCGGGCGTGCTCGCGCAGCGGTTGGGCAACGCGCTGATCGCCCCTACGCTGCAGTACGTACCCGAGGGCGACTACAACCGCCCCAACTGGGGTGACAAGCCCGGCGTGATCTCGCTGCCCGACCCTGCCTACGAAAAGGTGCTCGATGCCGCGGTGCGCTCGCTCAAGGAGCACGGCTTCACCGACATCATTCTCATTGGCGACAGCGGCCCCAATCAGCGCGGCATGACGAACATCGCGAAGGCGCTCAATGCCGAATGGGCGGGGAGCGGTGTGCGGGTGCACGCCCTCACCGATTACTACGAGCAGGGGCGCCTGCTCATTCGCGACTACCTCAACAAGACGTACGGCTGGAGCGAGCAGGTGGTGGGCTCGCACGCCGGTACCAGCGACACGTCGCAGCTGCTGTACGTGTTCGCGCAGGGCATTCGTAAGGACAAGCTGGCGCTCAACGGTGGCAGCCCCGACGCCGGTGTGCAGGGTGACCCCACCAAGGCCAGTGCGGAGATCGGCAAGATCGCGATCGACTTCAAGGTGAACGCGGCGGTGAAGCAGTTTCGCGGCGGGCAGCCGTAG
- a CDS encoding creatininase family protein: MRPVRYSPLLLAAATALFVATPDALVAQAASMKPAPPVFIDELTWTEIRDRIQAGTRSVIIGTAGQEQKGPHMVDGEHKWVLTHTTERIARALGDALVAPIVTYVPEGSWDPPRGHMTKPGTITLPEDRFVELLVHAGRSLKNGGFAQIIYIGDSGGNQRGMQKAADQLNAEWGGSARAMAIGDYYTKAGEDMRVMLRAKGYTDEDIGSHAGMLDTSELLYVNPKLVRTERFARNGGAPDSGVNGDPTKASAELGAELLKIKIDNALNQIRTLRAGGSK, translated from the coding sequence ATGCGCCCCGTTCGATACTCTCCGCTGCTGCTGGCGGCCGCCACTGCGCTATTCGTGGCGACGCCCGATGCCCTCGTGGCGCAGGCCGCCTCCATGAAGCCGGCGCCCCCCGTCTTCATCGACGAACTCACCTGGACCGAAATCCGCGACCGCATCCAGGCCGGTACCCGTTCGGTCATCATCGGCACGGCGGGCCAGGAGCAGAAGGGGCCGCACATGGTGGATGGTGAGCACAAGTGGGTGCTCACGCACACCACCGAGCGCATCGCCCGCGCGCTCGGCGATGCCCTGGTTGCACCCATCGTCACGTATGTGCCCGAAGGCAGCTGGGATCCGCCGCGCGGGCACATGACCAAGCCCGGCACCATCACGCTCCCCGAAGACCGATTCGTGGAGCTGCTCGTGCACGCCGGGCGCTCGCTCAAGAACGGTGGCTTCGCGCAGATCATCTACATCGGTGACAGCGGCGGCAATCAGCGCGGCATGCAAAAGGCCGCCGATCAGCTGAACGCCGAGTGGGGCGGCAGTGCGCGTGCGATGGCCATCGGCGACTACTACACGAAGGCCGGCGAAGACATGCGTGTGATGCTGCGCGCCAAGGGCTATACCGACGAGGACATCGGCAGCCACGCCGGGATGCTCGACACGTCGGAGTTGCTGTACGTGAATCCCAAACTGGTGCGCACGGAGCGCTTCGCGCGCAACGGCGGTGCACCCGACAGCGGGGTGAACGGCGATCCCACCAAGGCGAGCGCCGAACTCGGCGCCGAACTGCTCAAGATCAAGATCGACAACGCACTCAATCAGATCCGCACGCTGCGGGCGGGAGGAAGCAAGTGA
- the uppS gene encoding polyprenyl diphosphate synthase, whose product MSLAPHAGAPGHLAVIMDGNGRWAAKRGRPRWMGHARGAQTAREIVAHCARAGVQHLTLYAFSSDNWKRPREEVGFLMDLFASHLDRQLAELRANGIRLSIIGRRDRLPTALVAKMEDVEARTAQCTRMHLRVAIDYSSKAALQEAFARAQAEGQEWPADPLLPNVDLLLRTGGERRLSDFLLWECAYAELAFIDALFPDLTTSDLDAVFADFVKRDRRFGGLNSVPVPVGSA is encoded by the coding sequence GTGAGCCTTGCTCCCCATGCCGGTGCGCCCGGGCACCTCGCCGTCATCATGGACGGCAATGGGCGATGGGCTGCCAAACGCGGGCGTCCCCGGTGGATGGGGCATGCCCGCGGCGCGCAGACGGCACGCGAGATCGTGGCGCACTGCGCCCGCGCCGGCGTGCAGCATCTCACGCTGTACGCCTTCTCGAGCGACAACTGGAAGCGTCCGCGCGAGGAAGTGGGCTTCCTCATGGACCTGTTCGCATCGCACCTCGACCGGCAGCTCGCCGAGCTGCGGGCGAACGGCATTCGTCTCTCCATCATTGGGCGTCGTGACCGGCTGCCGACGGCGCTCGTGGCCAAGATGGAGGATGTCGAGGCACGCACTGCCCAGTGTACGCGCATGCACCTGCGTGTGGCCATCGACTACTCCAGCAAGGCGGCGCTCCAGGAAGCATTCGCACGGGCGCAGGCCGAAGGGCAGGAATGGCCGGCCGACCCGCTGCTCCCCAATGTGGATCTGCTGCTGCGCACCGGTGGTGAACGGCGTCTGTCCGACTTTCTGCTGTGGGAGTGCGCGTACGCGGAGCTCGCCTTCATCGATGCGCTGTTCCCCGACCTCACCACGTCGGATCTCGATGCGGTCTTTGCCGATTTCGTGAAGCGCGACCGGCGCTTTGGCGGCCTCAACTCGGTCCCGGTTCCCGTAGGCAGCGCGTAG
- a CDS encoding transcriptional regulator: MTGDPALPMALDRLIHERIRLAIVSALAVHDSLTFTDLRTLLDTSDGNVSVHARKLEDAGYVTCTKSFDGRVPRTEYRLTGEGRQALERYLAHMEALIRRVGGA, encoded by the coding sequence GTGACAGGGGACCCTGCCTTGCCGATGGCGCTCGACCGACTGATTCACGAGCGCATTCGTCTCGCCATCGTCAGCGCGCTGGCGGTGCATGATTCGCTCACTTTCACTGATCTGCGCACCCTGCTCGACACGTCCGATGGCAACGTGTCGGTGCATGCCCGCAAACTCGAGGACGCCGGCTACGTGACCTGTACCAAGAGCTTCGACGGCCGTGTGCCGCGTACCGAGTATCGACTCACCGGCGAAGGGCGCCAGGCGCTGGAGCGCTACCTCGCTCACATGGAAGCGCTGATCCGGCGCGTGGGGGGCGCGTGA